The Streptomyces sp. NBC_01689 genome includes a window with the following:
- a CDS encoding zinc-dependent alcohol dehydrogenase, with amino-acid sequence MDRSARAFWLHAPGRGEMRDVSLPEPAEGEVLVKALWSGVSRGTETLVFRGGVPHSQYETMRAPFQEGDFPGPVKYGYLSVGVVEEGPKHLLGRTVFCLYPHQTRYVVPASAVTPLPAGVPAERAVLAGTVETAVNALWDAAPLIGDRIAVIGGGMVGCSVAALLARFPGVRLQLVDADPARAEVAAALGAEFASPAEARGECDLVVHASATEQGLARALELLRPEGTVLELSWYGDRRVTLPLGEAFHSRRLSVRSSQVGTVSPARASRTYAERLALALELLADPALDALITGESAFEELPEIMPRLASGEIPALCHRIRYSG; translated from the coding sequence ATGGACCGTTCCGCACGTGCTTTCTGGCTCCACGCGCCGGGCCGCGGGGAAATGCGCGACGTAAGCCTGCCGGAGCCCGCCGAGGGCGAGGTCCTGGTGAAGGCGCTGTGGTCGGGGGTCAGCCGGGGCACCGAGACGCTGGTCTTCCGCGGCGGAGTGCCCCACAGCCAGTACGAGACCATGCGTGCCCCCTTCCAGGAGGGCGACTTCCCCGGCCCGGTGAAGTACGGCTACCTCAGCGTCGGGGTCGTGGAGGAGGGGCCCAAGCACCTCCTCGGCCGCACCGTCTTCTGCCTGTACCCGCACCAGACCCGCTACGTGGTGCCGGCGAGCGCGGTCACTCCGCTGCCCGCCGGAGTGCCGGCCGAGCGAGCGGTCCTCGCGGGCACCGTGGAGACCGCCGTCAACGCGCTGTGGGACGCCGCGCCGCTGATCGGCGACCGGATCGCCGTGATCGGCGGGGGCATGGTCGGCTGCTCGGTGGCCGCGCTGCTGGCCCGCTTCCCCGGCGTACGGCTGCAGCTGGTGGACGCCGATCCGGCGCGGGCCGAGGTCGCCGCGGCGCTCGGTGCCGAGTTCGCGTCCCCGGCCGAGGCACGGGGCGAGTGCGACCTCGTGGTGCACGCCAGCGCCACCGAGCAGGGCCTCGCTCGCGCACTGGAGCTGCTGCGGCCCGAGGGGACGGTCCTGGAACTGAGCTGGTACGGCGACCGGCGCGTGACGCTGCCGCTCGGCGAGGCCTTCCACTCCCGTCGGCTCTCCGTCCGCAGCAGCCAGGTCGGTACGGTCTCGCCCGCCCGGGCCTCCCGTACGTACGCGGAGCGGCTCGCCCTCGCGCTCGAACTGCTCGCCGATCCGGCTCTGGACGCCTTGATCACCGGCGAAAGCGCCTTCGAGGAGCTGCCGGAGATCATGCCGCGCCTCGCCTCGGGAGAGATCCCGGCCCTGTGTCACCGCATCCGGTACTCCGGCTGA
- a CDS encoding SGNH/GDSL hydrolase family protein: MRGRVVRRLFPAPGATRVVAVAAALITAGAVAVAAPAEATTATDGRHRVDYVALGDSYASAPLVPDQVDPTCLRSSHNYPSLVAGWTAATLTDVSCSGATTADMTAAQGTAPAQFAALGRDTDLVTVTIGGNDIGFSTVLGTCAQVTATDPAGAPCRTHFTSTGSDTVTDSIARTAPKVAQVLRGIHHRAPHARVVVVGYPDLFPDDGVGCTSAKVPLAAGDFSYLRDKEKELNAMLARQARRNGARYVDTYAPTVGHDLCRPAANRWIETFAPDSPAAPVHPNAAGESAMAGAVERGLSRPTWHR; encoded by the coding sequence ATGAGAGGACGCGTTGTGCGAAGACTGTTTCCCGCTCCCGGCGCAACCCGCGTCGTGGCCGTGGCCGCCGCACTGATCACGGCAGGAGCTGTGGCGGTGGCCGCCCCGGCCGAGGCGACCACCGCCACCGATGGCAGGCACCGGGTGGACTACGTCGCCCTCGGCGACTCCTACGCCTCGGCGCCCCTGGTCCCGGACCAGGTCGACCCGACCTGTCTGCGGTCCAGCCACAACTACCCGTCCCTGGTGGCCGGGTGGACGGCCGCGACGCTCACGGACGTCAGCTGCTCCGGCGCCACCACCGCCGACATGACCGCCGCCCAGGGCACGGCACCGGCCCAGTTCGCCGCCCTCGGCCGGGACACCGACCTCGTCACCGTCACCATCGGCGGCAACGACATCGGGTTCTCGACCGTCCTCGGAACCTGCGCCCAGGTCACCGCCACCGACCCGGCCGGAGCCCCGTGCCGGACCCACTTCACCAGCACCGGTTCCGACACGGTCACGGATTCCATCGCCCGGACCGCGCCGAAGGTCGCACAGGTGCTGCGCGGCATCCACCACCGCGCCCCGCACGCCCGGGTCGTGGTCGTCGGATACCCCGACCTCTTCCCGGACGACGGCGTGGGCTGCACGAGCGCCAAGGTGCCCCTGGCGGCAGGGGACTTCTCCTATCTGCGGGACAAGGAGAAGGAGCTCAACGCGATGCTCGCCCGGCAGGCCCGTCGCAACGGGGCCCGGTACGTGGACACGTACGCGCCCACGGTCGGGCACGACCTCTGCCGACCCGCCGCGAACCGGTGGATCGAGACGTTCGCTCCCGACAGCCCCGCCGCCCCCGTGCACCCCAACGCCGCGGGCGAGAGCGCCATGGCCGGGGCGGTCGAGCGCGGCCTGTCCCGACCCACCTGGCATCGGTGA
- a CDS encoding MarR family winged helix-turn-helix transcriptional regulator, whose amino-acid sequence MADVTTLEPLTPDEEAFLRALGRVMSLLPRVVDADMLEEQPISATEYTVLMHLSEAPRNQMRMSELANTCGLSLSGMTRVVNRLESQSLVVRQKAPDDGRASLALLTSSGWTLLKQAWPTNLASVRRHVFSRLEGCDIAAAAKALERIAPS is encoded by the coding sequence ATGGCAGACGTGACGACCCTTGAGCCCCTCACCCCCGACGAGGAGGCCTTCCTCCGGGCCCTCGGCCGGGTGATGTCGCTCCTGCCCCGGGTCGTCGACGCGGACATGCTCGAAGAACAGCCGATCTCCGCCACCGAGTACACGGTGTTGATGCACCTCTCCGAGGCGCCGCGGAACCAGATGCGCATGAGTGAACTCGCCAACACCTGCGGGCTGTCGCTGAGCGGCATGACCCGGGTGGTGAACCGTCTGGAGTCACAGTCACTGGTCGTCCGGCAGAAGGCACCGGACGACGGAAGGGCGTCGCTCGCCCTCCTCACCAGCTCCGGATGGACCCTGCTGAAGCAGGCCTGGCCCACCAACCTCGCGAGTGTGCGGCGTCATGTCTTCTCGCGTCTGGAGGGCTGCGACATCGCCGCGGCCGCGAAGGCGCTGGAGCGCATAGCGCCCAGCTGA
- a CDS encoding 6-pyruvoyl trahydropterin synthase family protein, with protein MFSITVRDHIMIAHSFQGDVFGPAQRLHGATFVVDATFRRTALDDDNIVVDMGLASTELRSVIGDLNYRNLDDHEEFKGTNTSTEFLAALIADCLADRIHAGALGENARGIAQIAVTLHESHIAWASYERAV; from the coding sequence TTGTTCAGCATCACCGTACGTGACCACATCATGATCGCGCACAGCTTCCAAGGCGATGTCTTCGGACCGGCCCAGCGTCTGCACGGGGCGACGTTCGTCGTGGACGCGACCTTCCGCCGGACCGCACTGGACGACGACAACATCGTCGTCGACATGGGCCTCGCCTCCACGGAGCTGCGTTCCGTGATCGGCGACCTCAACTACCGTAACCTCGACGATCACGAGGAGTTCAAGGGGACCAACACGTCCACGGAGTTCCTGGCCGCGCTGATCGCCGATTGTCTCGCCGACCGGATCCACGCCGGTGCCCTCGGGGAGAACGCGCGCGGTATCGCCCAGATAGCGGTGACCCTGCACGAGTCGCACATCGCCTGGGCGAGTTACGAGCGCGCGGTGTGA
- a CDS encoding sigma-70 family RNA polymerase sigma factor, protein MATPPPRMTCSDLLGTIMSEYREGLVSYAEKMLGDRGLAEDIVQETIIRAWRNMDRLLGMEGSVKGWLFTVTRHLVVDWVRKPHRRREVLGGTYNDPSSGADHTDAVHHAMVAKPTLRRLSPEHRAVLVHIYLCDRTIKETADILGIPAGTVKSRQHNALRKLRMAFPAEAVA, encoded by the coding sequence ATGGCTACGCCCCCTCCGCGGATGACCTGTTCGGACCTGCTCGGGACCATCATGAGCGAGTACCGGGAAGGACTCGTCTCGTACGCCGAGAAGATGCTGGGCGACCGCGGGCTCGCCGAGGACATCGTGCAGGAGACCATCATCCGGGCATGGCGGAACATGGACCGGCTGCTCGGGATGGAAGGGTCGGTGAAGGGCTGGCTCTTCACCGTCACCCGGCACCTCGTCGTGGACTGGGTGCGAAAGCCCCACCGGCGCAGGGAGGTTCTGGGCGGCACGTACAACGATCCGTCGTCGGGGGCGGATCACACGGACGCGGTGCACCACGCCATGGTGGCCAAGCCCACGCTGCGCCGGCTGTCCCCCGAGCACCGGGCGGTGCTCGTCCACATCTATCTCTGTGACCGCACGATCAAGGAGACCGCCGACATCCTCGGGATACCGGCGGGGACGGTGAAGTCCCGTCAGCACAACGCCCTGCGCAAACTGCGGATGGCGTTCCCGGCCGAAGCGGTCGCCTGA